The proteins below come from a single Micromonospora citrea genomic window:
- a CDS encoding class I SAM-dependent methyltransferase produces the protein MTIPRTGARAEPGSFRDPANRVFHLGDDVLRGLDERAAREWRALTATDFFPPLLAAGKVCATEPVDPAPATVGARWAAVLRHERIPFVSHPYEWSFAMLRDAALLHLEILRAALPAAFTLKDGSAYNVQWRGAEPVFIDVGSFTPARDGEPWAGYRQYCQTLLYPLLLGAHLGLDFRPWLRAQVDGIEPDQMRRLFGGARRLLPGVLTHVHLHGAMQRRNARASTADVRSQLRAAGYSRELALATVRGIEKLVRRLEHQPAASHWVDYQRTCAYTADDRAAKERFVAGALADGPRPRLVLDLGANDGRYARLAARHADYVVAVEQDPAVVDGLYRALRAEGQRRILPLVMDLADPSPGGGWRGVERASFADRARADAVLALAVVHHLAIGRNVPLPEVLDWLVGLTAPGARIVVEFVHPEDPMARRLLANKPEGLFPDYRRAEFERLLGARCGITRRLDLPSGTRTLYAAVAGG, from the coding sequence ATGACGATCCCCCGCACCGGCGCGCGCGCCGAGCCCGGATCCTTCCGTGACCCGGCCAACCGGGTCTTCCACCTCGGCGACGACGTGCTGCGCGGGCTCGACGAGCGGGCCGCCCGGGAGTGGCGCGCGCTGACCGCCACCGACTTCTTCCCGCCGCTGCTCGCCGCCGGCAAGGTCTGCGCCACCGAGCCGGTCGATCCGGCGCCGGCGACCGTGGGCGCCCGGTGGGCCGCCGTGCTGCGCCACGAACGCATCCCGTTCGTCTCCCACCCGTACGAGTGGTCGTTCGCCATGCTCCGCGACGCGGCGCTGCTGCACCTGGAGATCCTGCGGGCGGCACTGCCGGCAGCGTTCACGCTCAAGGACGGCTCGGCCTACAACGTCCAGTGGCGGGGGGCGGAACCGGTCTTCATCGACGTCGGCTCGTTCACGCCGGCCCGCGACGGCGAGCCGTGGGCCGGGTACCGGCAGTACTGCCAGACCCTGCTCTACCCGCTGCTGCTCGGCGCCCACCTGGGGCTGGACTTCCGGCCCTGGCTGCGGGCCCAGGTCGACGGCATCGAGCCCGACCAGATGCGCCGGCTGTTCGGCGGGGCCCGTCGGCTGCTGCCCGGCGTGCTCACCCACGTGCACCTGCACGGGGCGATGCAGCGCCGCAACGCCCGCGCCAGCACGGCCGACGTCCGGTCCCAGCTCCGGGCGGCCGGCTACTCCCGTGAGCTGGCGCTGGCCACCGTACGGGGGATCGAGAAGCTCGTGCGACGGCTGGAGCACCAGCCGGCCGCCAGCCACTGGGTCGACTACCAGCGCACCTGCGCCTACACCGCCGACGACCGGGCCGCGAAGGAACGCTTCGTCGCCGGGGCGCTGGCCGACGGGCCGCGTCCCCGCCTCGTGCTCGACCTCGGCGCCAACGACGGCCGGTACGCCCGGCTCGCGGCCCGGCACGCCGACTACGTCGTCGCGGTGGAGCAGGACCCCGCCGTGGTCGACGGGCTCTACCGGGCGCTGCGTGCCGAGGGCCAGCGGCGGATCCTGCCGCTGGTGATGGACCTGGCCGACCCGTCCCCGGGCGGGGGCTGGCGGGGCGTCGAGCGGGCCTCGTTCGCCGACCGCGCCCGGGCGGACGCGGTGCTCGCCCTCGCGGTGGTGCACCACCTGGCGATCGGGCGCAACGTGCCGCTGCCCGAGGTGCTCGACTGGCTCGTCGGCCTCACCGCGCCCGGCGCCCGGATCGTGGTGGAGTTCGTGCACCCCGAGGACCCGATGGCCCGGCGGCTGCTGGCCAACAAGCCCGAGGGTCTCTTCCCGGACTATCGGCGCGCCGAGTTCGAACGCCTGCTGGGCGCCCGGTGCGGGATCACCCGCCGGCTCGACCTGCCCTCGGGCACCCGCACCCTCTACGCGGCGGTCGCGGGTGGCTGA
- a CDS encoding sulfatase-like hydrolase/transferase, whose protein sequence is MAEPAPTEPSRLPGVAARQPTPSSEPTVPSGGAVPSGGAVPSGGAVPSGGAVPSGGAVPSGGAVPSGGAVPSGGAEPSRGRRAELGRLAEVAGLVGLVVTQPLLDVLGRSPDFFLFHRADRREILLLVALVALAPTAAVALLAALTRLAGRTARSVTHTLLVGLLLAALAVQVGRHGTPLRGVPLLLAAAVAGAAGAAAHRRWRAPGRALRLAAAGPLLFVGLFLFASPTSTVVLPRGEGGAAGAAGPGNHPPVVLLVLDELPLVSLLGPDGRIDAARFPHFAELAGGSTWYRNATGVGGWTPYALPAMLTGRYPQREAAPHYSQYPDNLFTAFGGLYDIRAEESITRLCPPSRCESPVTPEQGMGVLVRETGGLLRRLAAPVDSRVDPEDSYRERTRAEAGIDDAEPVPADPKFRWDSLNANQPARFTSFLAGLRPASRPTLHFLHLLMPHSPWAYLPSGVRYDAPDDLPNDGDGWAELARRRHLAQLGYTDRLIGETLRTLRARGLYDKALLVVTADHGVSFTNGAQGRGMDAIRAAPGEVAWVPMFVKTPGQRAGRVDDRNWQHVDLLPTVADEAAIRLPWRVDGRSARQAPRAERGKVFYDRPGQPTPIPGGVPAPPPPPAPHPLVGTTVGDRPRGGTARVAGLSAFRAVDPDTGRLPAAVWGDLPDDVPDGTLLAFAVNGRVGAVVPVVPRDAGGRRFAALIPDDRLFHAGANRLDVYRIAADGTLSRLDLS, encoded by the coding sequence GTGGCTGAGCCCGCCCCCACCGAGCCGTCCCGGCTGCCCGGCGTGGCCGCCCGACAGCCCACCCCGTCGTCCGAACCGACCGTCCCGTCCGGCGGTGCGGTCCCGTCCGGCGGTGCGGTCCCGTCCGGCGGTGCGGTCCCGTCCGGCGGTGCGGTCCCGTCCGGCGGTGCGGTCCCGTCCGGCGGTGCGGTCCCGTCCGGCGGTGCGGTCCCGTCCGGGGGTGCCGAGCCGTCGCGTGGCCGGCGGGCGGAACTCGGCCGGCTGGCGGAGGTCGCCGGGCTGGTCGGCCTCGTGGTGACCCAGCCGCTGCTGGACGTCCTCGGCCGCAGCCCGGACTTCTTCCTGTTCCACCGGGCGGACCGGCGGGAGATCCTGCTGCTGGTCGCGCTCGTCGCCCTGGCGCCCACGGCCGCCGTGGCGCTGCTCGCCGCGCTGACCCGGCTGGCCGGGCGGACCGCCCGTTCCGTGACGCACACGCTGCTGGTCGGGCTGCTGCTCGCCGCCCTGGCCGTGCAGGTGGGCCGGCACGGGACGCCGCTGCGGGGCGTACCGCTGCTGCTGGCGGCGGCGGTGGCCGGCGCGGCCGGGGCGGCCGCGCACCGGCGGTGGCGCGCACCGGGGCGGGCGCTGCGGCTGGCCGCGGCCGGCCCGCTGCTGTTCGTGGGGCTGTTCCTGTTCGCCTCGCCGACCTCGACGGTGGTGCTGCCCCGGGGGGAGGGTGGCGCGGCCGGGGCGGCCGGGCCCGGCAACCATCCGCCGGTGGTGCTGCTGGTCCTCGACGAGCTGCCGCTGGTCTCGCTGCTCGGCCCCGACGGTCGGATCGACGCCGCCCGCTTCCCGCACTTCGCCGAGCTGGCCGGCGGCTCCACCTGGTACCGCAACGCCACCGGGGTCGGCGGCTGGACGCCCTACGCGCTGCCGGCGATGCTGACCGGCCGGTACCCGCAGCGCGAGGCGGCCCCGCACTACTCGCAGTACCCGGACAACCTCTTCACCGCCTTCGGCGGCCTCTACGACATCCGCGCGGAGGAGAGCATCACCCGGCTCTGCCCGCCGAGCCGCTGCGAGTCACCGGTCACCCCCGAGCAGGGGATGGGCGTGCTGGTGCGGGAGACCGGCGGGCTGCTGCGCCGGCTGGCCGCCCCGGTGGACAGCCGCGTCGACCCGGAGGACTCCTACCGGGAGCGCACCCGCGCCGAGGCCGGCATCGACGACGCGGAGCCGGTGCCGGCGGACCCGAAGTTCCGGTGGGACAGCCTGAACGCCAACCAGCCGGCCCGGTTCACCAGCTTCCTGGCCGGGCTGCGGCCGGCGTCCCGCCCCACGCTGCACTTCCTGCACCTGCTGATGCCGCACTCGCCGTGGGCGTACCTGCCGTCGGGGGTGCGCTACGACGCGCCGGATGACCTGCCGAACGACGGCGACGGCTGGGCGGAGCTGGCCCGGCGGCGCCACCTCGCGCAGCTCGGCTACACCGACCGGCTGATCGGCGAGACGCTGCGCACCCTGCGGGCGCGCGGCCTCTACGACAAGGCCCTGCTGGTGGTGACCGCCGACCACGGCGTGAGCTTCACCAACGGCGCGCAGGGCCGGGGGATGGACGCCATCCGGGCCGCCCCCGGCGAGGTCGCCTGGGTGCCGATGTTCGTCAAGACCCCCGGGCAGCGCGCGGGCCGGGTCGACGACCGGAACTGGCAGCACGTCGACCTGCTCCCCACCGTCGCCGACGAGGCCGCCATCCGGCTGCCCTGGCGGGTCGACGGCCGCTCCGCCCGCCAGGCCCCCCGCGCCGAGCGGGGCAAGGTCTTCTACGACCGCCCCGGCCAGCCCACGCCGATCCCCGGGGGCGTGCCGGCGCCGCCCCCGCCGCCCGCGCCGCACCCGCTGGTGGGCACCACCGTCGGCGACCGCCCGCGCGGCGGCACCGCCCGCGTCGCCGGCCTGTCGGCGTTCCGGGCCGTCGACCCGGACACCGGGCGGCTGCCGGCGGCGGTCTGGGGCGACCTGCCGGACGACGTGCCCGACGGGACGCTGCTGGCGTTTGCCGTCAACGGCCGGGTCGGGGCCGTCGTCCCGGTGGTGCCCAGGGACGCCGGCGGTCGCCGCTTCGCCGCCCTGATCCCCGACGACCGGCTCTTCCACGCCGGCGCGAACCGCCTCGACGTCTACCGGATCGCCGCCGACGGCACGCTGAGCCGCCTCGACCTGTCCTGA
- a CDS encoding citrate synthase, with the protein MTEVKLDHPGGQLSMPVQSAVEGPAGIGVGKLLKETGMTTYDPGFVNTAACSSAITYIDGDAGILRYRGYPIEQLAEKSSFLEVSYLLIYGELPTPQQLTEFSERIRRHSLLHEEMRRFFDGFPRDAHPMAVLSSAVSAISTFYQDSLDPFDSSHVEMSTVRLMAKVPTIASYAYKKSIGQPLLYPDNSLGYVENFLRMTFGVPAEPYEVDPVMAKVLDMLFILHADHEQNCSTSTVRLVGSSNANLFASVSAGVNALFGPLHGGANQAVLEMLEKIQADGGDVASFVRKVKDKQDGVKLMGFGHRVYKNYDPRAAIVKKAAQDVLGRMAKPDPLLDIAMQLEEIALADEFFVSRKLYPNVDFYTGLIYKAMGFPTKMFTVLFALGRLPGWIAQWREMINDPETKIGRPRQIYTGSPERDYTPVTER; encoded by the coding sequence ATGACGGAAGTCAAGCTCGATCACCCCGGTGGGCAGCTTTCGATGCCGGTGCAATCCGCGGTCGAGGGCCCCGCCGGTATCGGAGTGGGCAAGCTGCTCAAGGAAACCGGGATGACGACGTACGATCCCGGCTTCGTCAACACCGCGGCCTGCTCGTCCGCGATCACCTACATCGACGGCGACGCGGGGATCCTGCGTTACCGCGGCTACCCGATCGAGCAGCTCGCGGAGAAGTCCTCGTTCCTGGAGGTCTCCTACCTGCTGATCTACGGTGAGCTGCCGACCCCGCAGCAGCTGACCGAGTTCAGCGAGCGGATCCGGCGGCACTCGCTGCTGCACGAGGAGATGCGCCGGTTCTTCGACGGCTTCCCCCGCGACGCGCACCCGATGGCCGTGCTCTCCTCGGCCGTGAGCGCCATCTCGACCTTCTACCAGGACAGCCTGGACCCGTTCGACTCCTCGCACGTCGAGATGTCCACGGTGCGCCTGATGGCCAAGGTCCCCACCATCGCCTCCTACGCCTACAAGAAGTCCATCGGCCAGCCGCTGCTGTACCCGGACAACTCGCTGGGCTACGTGGAGAACTTCCTGCGGATGACCTTCGGCGTGCCGGCGGAGCCGTACGAGGTCGACCCGGTGATGGCCAAGGTGCTGGACATGCTGTTCATCCTGCACGCCGACCACGAGCAGAACTGCTCCACCTCGACCGTGCGGCTGGTCGGCTCCAGCAACGCCAACCTCTTCGCCTCGGTCTCGGCGGGCGTGAACGCGCTCTTCGGCCCGCTGCACGGCGGCGCCAACCAGGCCGTGCTGGAGATGCTGGAGAAGATCCAGGCCGACGGCGGCGACGTCGCGTCCTTCGTCCGCAAGGTGAAGGACAAGCAGGACGGCGTCAAGCTGATGGGCTTCGGCCACCGGGTCTACAAGAACTACGACCCGCGCGCGGCGATCGTGAAGAAGGCGGCGCAGGACGTCCTCGGCCGGATGGCGAAGCCGGACCCGCTGCTGGACATCGCCATGCAGCTGGAGGAGATCGCGCTCGCCGACGAGTTCTTCGTCTCCCGCAAGCTCTACCCGAACGTGGACTTCTACACCGGCCTGATCTACAAGGCCATGGGCTTCCCGACCAAGATGTTCACCGTCCTCTTCGCACTGGGCCGGCTCCCCGGCTGGATCGCCCAGTGGCGCGAGATGATCAACGACCCGGAGACCAAGATCGGCCGGCCGCGGCAGATCTACACCGGCTCCCCGGAGCGCGACTACACGCCGGTCACCGAGCGCTGA
- a CDS encoding glycosyltransferase family 4 protein, which yields MTTLRVGEQPTTSPGRVHRPTLTSRPQVPTQPGPGTPPQTRRILMLSWEYPPVLVGGLGRHVHALSVALAAAGHDVTVVTRHADGAPLEEYADGVRIIRAAEDPVTFPLATPSLLAWTMAFNHTLTRAALRATEADTYDVIHAHDWLVAHTAMTLRDHLDIPLVTTIHATEAGRHQGWLPDEMNRTIHGVEHWLAGESGRVIVCSGYMRGEVTGLFGVPAGRVDVVPNGVEPHRWRAPVAAVAEARARFAGDGPLVTFAGRLVYEKGVQHLIAGLPRLRERHPGLRAVIVGDGPYRAELEAEVHRLGLAGTVSMPGFLGGTDLPAVMAASDCFAVPSIYEPFGMVALEGAAAGAPLAVAATGGLAEIVEPGVTGMTFRPHDPDGLTDAVHALLSDRERARELARRARAMVHEQYGWAAIAHRTAAAYAAAIAGAPAFTAERAARRMARGHALPSIAEGNLLAAAGLR from the coding sequence GTGACGACCCTGCGGGTCGGCGAGCAGCCCACCACGTCCCCTGGCCGGGTCCACCGGCCCACCCTCACCTCCCGGCCCCAGGTCCCGACGCAGCCCGGGCCGGGCACGCCCCCGCAGACCCGCCGGATCCTCATGCTCTCCTGGGAATATCCGCCGGTGCTGGTCGGCGGCCTCGGCCGGCACGTGCACGCCCTCTCCGTGGCCCTGGCCGCCGCCGGCCACGACGTCACCGTCGTCACCCGCCACGCCGACGGCGCACCCCTGGAGGAATACGCCGACGGCGTGCGCATCATCCGCGCCGCCGAGGACCCCGTCACCTTCCCCCTGGCCACCCCCTCCCTGCTCGCCTGGACCATGGCCTTCAACCACACCCTCACCCGCGCCGCCCTACGCGCCACCGAAGCCGACACCTACGACGTCATCCACGCCCACGACTGGCTCGTCGCCCACACCGCCATGACCCTGCGCGACCACCTCGACATCCCCCTCGTCACCACCATCCACGCCACCGAGGCCGGCCGACACCAGGGCTGGCTACCCGACGAGATGAACCGCACCATCCACGGCGTCGAACACTGGCTCGCCGGCGAATCCGGCCGCGTCATCGTCTGCTCCGGATACATGCGCGGCGAGGTGACCGGGCTGTTCGGCGTGCCGGCCGGGCGGGTCGACGTGGTGCCCAACGGCGTGGAGCCGCACCGCTGGCGGGCGCCGGTGGCCGCGGTCGCGGAGGCCCGCGCCCGGTTCGCCGGCGACGGCCCGCTGGTGACCTTCGCCGGTCGGCTGGTCTACGAGAAGGGCGTGCAGCACCTGATCGCCGGGCTCCCCCGGCTGCGCGAGCGGCACCCCGGGCTGCGCGCGGTGATCGTGGGCGACGGCCCGTACCGCGCCGAACTGGAGGCCGAGGTGCACCGCCTCGGTCTGGCCGGCACGGTCAGCATGCCGGGCTTCCTCGGCGGCACCGACCTGCCCGCCGTGATGGCCGCCTCCGACTGCTTCGCGGTGCCGAGCATCTACGAGCCGTTCGGCATGGTCGCCCTCGAGGGCGCCGCGGCGGGCGCGCCCCTGGCCGTCGCCGCGACCGGCGGGCTGGCCGAGATCGTGGAGCCGGGCGTCACCGGGATGACGTTCCGGCCGCACGACCCGGACGGGCTCACCGACGCCGTGCACGCCCTGCTGTCGGACCGCGAACGGGCGCGCGAGCTGGCCCGGCGGGCCCGCGCCATGGTCCATGAGCAGTACGGCTGGGCGGCCATCGCGCACCGGACGGCCGCCGCCTACGCCGCGGCGATCGCCGGCGCGCCCGCCTTCACCGCCGAGCGGGCGGCGCGGCGGATGGCCCGCGGCCACGCCCTCCCGTCGATCGCCGAGGGCAACCTCCTCGCCGCCGCCGGCCTCCGCTGA
- the glgX gene encoding glycogen debranching protein GlgX, with protein sequence MQVWPGERYPLGATYDGMGTNFAIFSEVAERIELCLFDEWDTGAERRVELREVDAYVWHAYIPGIEPGQRYGYRVHGPYDPANGLRCNPAKLLLDPYAKAVDGDVRWDPAVYDYEHGDPERMNTTDSAPFMPKSVVVNPYFDWGNDSPPRIPYHHSVIYEAHVRGLTMRHPDIPEELRGTYAGLASPPMIEHLTRLGVTAVELMPVHQFVHDHRLADLGLRNYWGYNTIGFFAPHHGYSALGRLGQQVQEFRGMVKALHGAGIEVILDVVYNHTAEGNHLGPTLSFKGVDNPSYYRLSEDDRRHYVDYTGTGNSLNVRSPHSLQLIMDSLRYWVTEMHVDGFRFDLAATLAREFYEVDRLSTFFEVVQQDPVVSQVKLIAEPWDVGPGGYQVGNFPPVWTEWNGKYRDTVRDFWRGEPATLAEFASRISGSADLYQDDGRRPFHSINFVTCHDGFTLRDLVSYNDKHNEANGEDNRDGESHNRSWNCGAEGETDDEAVRTLRARQRRNFLATLMLSQGVPMIGHGDELGRTQRGNNNAYCQDSELAWIDWDDADTELLEFTRRLVDFRRRHQVFRRRRFFTGLPVRGREVDEPLPDLAWYTPDGREMTGEDWGNDFGRSVALFVNGEGIRERGQYGQRHVDASFLLCFNAHDAPLDFTVPGPEFGQRWELVISTAEPEPEKTTVVEAGGVLGVPDRCVVVLERTA encoded by the coding sequence ATGCAGGTCTGGCCGGGTGAGCGTTACCCCCTGGGGGCCACCTACGACGGGATGGGCACCAACTTCGCGATCTTCTCCGAGGTGGCCGAGCGGATCGAGCTGTGCCTGTTCGACGAGTGGGACACCGGGGCGGAGCGGCGGGTCGAGCTGCGCGAGGTCGACGCCTACGTCTGGCACGCGTACATCCCCGGCATCGAGCCGGGGCAGCGCTACGGCTACCGCGTGCACGGCCCGTACGACCCCGCGAACGGGCTGCGCTGCAACCCGGCGAAGCTGCTGCTCGACCCGTACGCCAAGGCCGTCGACGGCGACGTGCGGTGGGACCCGGCGGTCTACGACTACGAGCACGGCGACCCGGAGCGGATGAACACGACCGACTCGGCGCCGTTCATGCCGAAGTCGGTGGTGGTGAACCCGTACTTCGACTGGGGCAACGACTCCCCGCCCCGCATCCCCTACCACCACTCGGTCATCTACGAGGCGCACGTGCGCGGCCTGACCATGCGCCACCCCGACATCCCCGAGGAGCTGCGCGGCACGTACGCGGGCCTCGCCTCCCCGCCGATGATCGAACATCTGACGAGGCTCGGGGTGACCGCCGTCGAGCTGATGCCGGTGCACCAGTTCGTGCACGACCACCGGCTGGCCGACCTGGGGCTGCGCAACTACTGGGGCTACAACACCATCGGCTTCTTCGCCCCGCACCACGGCTACTCCGCCCTGGGCCGCCTCGGCCAGCAGGTGCAGGAGTTCCGGGGCATGGTCAAGGCGCTGCACGGCGCCGGCATCGAGGTCATCCTCGACGTGGTCTACAACCACACCGCCGAGGGCAACCACCTCGGCCCGACGCTGAGCTTCAAGGGCGTCGACAACCCCAGCTACTACCGCCTCAGCGAGGACGACCGCCGCCACTACGTCGACTACACCGGCACCGGCAACAGCCTCAACGTGCGCAGCCCGCACTCGCTGCAACTGATCATGGATTCGCTGCGCTACTGGGTCACCGAGATGCACGTCGACGGCTTCCGCTTCGACCTCGCCGCCACCCTGGCCCGCGAGTTCTACGAGGTCGACCGCCTCTCCACCTTCTTCGAGGTGGTGCAGCAGGACCCGGTGGTCAGCCAGGTCAAGCTGATCGCCGAGCCGTGGGACGTCGGGCCCGGCGGCTACCAGGTCGGCAACTTCCCGCCGGTGTGGACCGAGTGGAACGGCAAGTACCGCGACACCGTGCGCGACTTCTGGCGCGGCGAGCCCGCCACCCTGGCCGAGTTCGCCTCCCGCATCTCCGGCTCCGCCGACCTCTACCAGGACGACGGGCGCCGCCCCTTCCACAGCATCAACTTCGTCACCTGCCACGACGGGTTCACGTTGCGCGACCTGGTGTCGTACAACGACAAGCACAACGAGGCCAACGGCGAGGACAACCGCGACGGCGAGAGCCACAACCGGTCCTGGAACTGCGGGGCCGAGGGGGAGACCGACGACGAGGCGGTACGCACCCTGCGCGCCCGGCAGCGGCGCAACTTCCTGGCCACCCTGATGCTCTCGCAGGGCGTGCCGATGATCGGCCACGGCGACGAGCTGGGCCGCACCCAGCGCGGCAACAACAACGCCTACTGCCAGGACAGCGAGCTGGCCTGGATCGACTGGGACGACGCCGACACCGAGCTGCTGGAGTTCACCCGCCGGCTGGTCGACTTCCGCCGCCGCCACCAGGTGTTCCGCCGGCGGCGCTTCTTCACCGGGCTGCCCGTGCGTGGCCGGGAGGTCGACGAGCCCCTGCCCGACCTGGCCTGGTACACCCCCGACGGGCGGGAGATGACCGGCGAGGACTGGGGCAACGACTTCGGCCGCTCGGTGGCGCTCTTCGTCAACGGCGAGGGCATCCGCGAGCGCGGCCAGTACGGCCAGCGCCACGTCGACGCCTCCTTCCTGCTCTGCTTCAACGCCCACGACGCGCCGCTGGACTTCACCGTGCCCGGCCCCGAGTTCGGCCAGCGCTGGGAACTGGTGATCAGCACCGCGGAACCGGAACCGGAGAAGACCACCGTGGTCGAGGCCGGCGGCGTCCTCGGCGTACCGGACCGGTGCGTGGTGGTGCTGGAGAGGACGGCCTGA
- the treY gene encoding malto-oligosyltrehalose synthase yields the protein MSSTPRPDAPRVGATYRVQVRPGFDLDATADLAGYLADLGVTHLYSAPLLTATPGSAHGYDVVDHRTVNPELGGEAARQRLLRALRAAGLGLVVDIVPNHAGVAVPAANPAWWDVLRRGRDSAYASWFDIDWDRGRLLLPVLADTPDALDDLKLADGELRYHEHRFPIADGTGDGDPRQVHDRQHYELVSWRRGDAELTYRRFFAVSDLAGLRVEDPSVFAATHELVLRWAADGEVDGIRVDHPDGLRDPSAYLARLRAAAPDAWLVVEKILEYGEELPDWPVDGTTGYDALAAVCGLFVDPDAQGDFTALDTHLVGRHTTWQDLTHDTRLAAATRLLATELNRLAALAGDVERDAARAGLAELAAAFAVYRGYPPHGARHLAAARAEAGRRRPDLTGTLDALTRRLRDPDDELAQRFPQFTGAVMAKGVEDTAFYRWSRFVALNEVGGSPAHFGVPPAEFHRFAAARQVRWPASMTTLSTHDTKRSEDVRARLAVLSELPGRWADLVTRWASRAPLPDPAFAHLLWQTAVGAWPIERERLHAYAEKAAREASASTSWTDPDPAFERAMHAVVDAMYDDPQLHAELTAFAAEITPAGWSNSLGQKLVQLAMPGVPDTYQGTELWDNSLVDPDNRRPVDFAVRRNLLARLDAGPPPPVDASGAAKLLVVSRALRLRRDRPELFTGYRPVPAHGPAGRHAVAFDRGGAVAVATRLPLGLARAGGWRDTVLSLPVHELTDLFTGRVYSGGQVPLADLLATFPVALLAPTTESVEAAK from the coding sequence ATGTCGAGCACCCCTCGGCCCGACGCGCCCCGCGTGGGCGCCACCTACCGGGTGCAGGTGCGCCCCGGCTTCGACCTGGACGCCACCGCCGACCTCGCCGGCTACCTCGCCGACCTCGGCGTCACCCACCTCTACAGCGCGCCCCTGCTGACCGCCACCCCCGGCTCGGCGCACGGCTACGACGTGGTCGACCACCGGACGGTCAACCCGGAGCTCGGCGGCGAGGCGGCCCGGCAACGCCTGCTGCGCGCCCTGCGCGCCGCCGGCCTCGGCCTGGTCGTCGACATCGTGCCCAACCACGCGGGGGTGGCCGTGCCGGCCGCCAACCCGGCCTGGTGGGACGTGCTGCGCCGGGGCCGCGACTCGGCGTACGCGAGCTGGTTCGACATCGACTGGGACCGTGGCCGGCTGCTGCTGCCGGTGCTCGCCGACACCCCGGACGCCCTCGACGACCTCAAGCTCGCCGACGGGGAGCTGCGCTACCACGAACACCGCTTCCCGATCGCCGACGGCACCGGCGACGGCGACCCCCGGCAGGTGCACGACCGGCAGCACTACGAGCTGGTCTCCTGGCGGCGCGGCGACGCCGAGCTGACGTACCGCCGGTTCTTCGCCGTCTCCGACCTGGCGGGACTGCGGGTGGAGGACCCGTCGGTCTTCGCCGCCACCCACGAGCTGGTGCTGCGATGGGCGGCCGACGGCGAGGTCGACGGCATCCGCGTCGACCACCCCGACGGGCTGCGCGACCCCTCGGCCTACCTGGCCCGGCTGCGCGCCGCCGCGCCCGACGCGTGGCTGGTGGTGGAGAAGATCCTGGAGTACGGCGAGGAACTGCCGGACTGGCCGGTGGACGGCACCACCGGCTACGACGCCCTCGCCGCCGTCTGCGGGCTCTTCGTCGACCCCGACGCCCAGGGCGACTTCACCGCCCTGGACACCCACCTCGTCGGCCGGCACACCACCTGGCAGGACCTCACCCACGACACCAGGCTCGCCGCGGCCACCCGGCTGCTGGCGACCGAGCTGAACCGCCTCGCCGCGCTCGCCGGCGACGTCGAGCGCGACGCGGCCCGGGCGGGGCTGGCCGAGCTGGCCGCCGCCTTCGCGGTCTACCGGGGCTACCCGCCGCACGGGGCACGCCACCTGGCCGCCGCCCGCGCCGAGGCCGGCCGCCGCCGCCCCGACCTGACCGGCACGCTCGACGCCCTCACCCGCCGGCTGCGCGACCCCGACGACGAGCTGGCGCAACGCTTCCCGCAGTTCACCGGCGCGGTCATGGCCAAGGGGGTGGAGGACACCGCCTTCTACCGGTGGAGCCGCTTCGTCGCGCTCAACGAGGTCGGCGGCAGCCCCGCGCACTTCGGCGTGCCGCCGGCCGAGTTCCACCGCTTCGCCGCCGCCCGGCAGGTGCGCTGGCCGGCGAGCATGACCACCCTCTCCACCCACGACACCAAGCGCTCCGAGGACGTGCGGGCCCGCCTCGCCGTGCTCAGCGAGCTGCCGGGACGCTGGGCCGACCTCGTGACCCGATGGGCGTCCCGCGCGCCCCTGCCCGACCCGGCCTTCGCGCACCTGCTCTGGCAGACCGCCGTCGGCGCCTGGCCGATCGAGCGGGAGCGGCTGCACGCGTACGCTGAGAAGGCCGCCCGCGAGGCGTCGGCGTCGACGAGCTGGACCGACCCCGACCCCGCCTTCGAACGCGCCATGCACGCCGTCGTCGACGCCATGTACGACGACCCGCAGCTGCACGCCGAGCTGACCGCTTTCGCCGCCGAGATCACCCCCGCCGGCTGGTCCAACTCGCTCGGGCAGAAGCTCGTGCAGCTCGCCATGCCCGGCGTGCCCGACACCTACCAGGGCACCGAGCTGTGGGACAACTCCCTGGTCGACCCCGACAACCGCCGCCCGGTCGACTTCGCCGTACGCCGGAACCTGCTGGCCCGCCTCGACGCCGGCCCGCCCCCGCCGGTCGACGCGAGCGGGGCGGCGAAGCTGCTGGTGGTGTCGCGGGCCCTGCGGTTGCGCCGCGACCGTCCCGAGCTGTTCACCGGCTACCGGCCGGTGCCGGCCCACGGGCCCGCCGGCCGGCACGCGGTCGCCTTCGACCGGGGCGGCGCGGTCGCGGTCGCCACCCGGCTGCCGCTCGGCCTGGCCCGCGCGGGCGGCTGGCGCGACACGGTCCTGTCACTTCCCGTTCACGAGCTGACCGACCTGTTCACCGGCCGGGTCTACAGTGGCGGACAGGTCCCGCTGGCCGACCTGCTGGCCACCTTTCCCGTCGCGCTGCTGGCTCCCACCACCGAGTCCGTGGAGGCTGCGAAATGA